In Hippoglossus hippoglossus isolate fHipHip1 chromosome 24, fHipHip1.pri, whole genome shotgun sequence, a single genomic region encodes these proteins:
- the nhsl1b gene encoding NHS-like protein 1 isoform X6 codes for MPFNQRVVEPRRVSRLSARDVWIRGEEAGRRKLRGPVLFSSLDDVCCHTFTNIIRQLSDLSRHASDIFLGIEMEAGMVLRRSCRIQGRLQILQDEVLELDPKKVKIPVSNLDEESKWTVHYTAPWHQQENVFLPGSRPPCVEDLHRQAKVNLKTALRECDKLRKDGFRSSQYYSQGPIFSDPLQSISSLQDDEEDENDKKSTASSAEDDKSQLSMRPQTPLGGDEVSEVDGQVIWNKAPPLPTPEEKMRLAAQAVPTDIIPINVTAKGRGGELRPHSMFIPGQYSTLGRVRSVNSTLSRSVTRDSSCQTEEIKVVPPSMRRIRAQRGQGIAAQMAGISTSSSTGSISISSSDSSGILMLPHQFNGDPSRFHSLPRPGARVSLSADPIYSSTPIRSEEQTMTQRQIGKLQVDNTVVHMRNAPRTGTLPRPKSQEVRRSQSSEWGGGPACVVSPHAAYSTSVIPNATLSCSTEVITLNTSGLHPHSSASVYPTNRALSLASLSNTDPLISSQAAFSHSSTYPALATSTPTHTPQGDGPVVAAPASESGHSDSSIHSHSTLAPTPPSCLPEEQWIYDTPENVVVPHRTLTSSCSTPINQLYNSLEHSSRTTTDSSSVYSQDNDGYFTSMHMDSGLRSRSHGSGHGAAAGRATRHSMYECREMANQEDSASLYSDRSLSRSISLRKSKKPPLPPARTDSLRRKPGAKKPLGGVSAISGANEANGAMLNETLIASLQQSLQMGLRGGKGKGASPSSPSHSPSSDYDDPWVLRPRSQSSVSAGSSAASLVANANCGGVSNVYSLCHVTPAHSDTSSLRSEYADSWGYYMDYPRNHGDQRAQTPPATDNMTAGPHMGELQNGGEIHRNSQAPGAPGQEGGVAVKPKTSTSSPDRVHRLTSPSSGYSSQSNTPTAGTPVPSFVRSMSPSTRPKPRVPERKSSLLSSVSMSSSSTSLSSNTSDSLKSLGPPAPLPPLPLSSSAPNTPLSPPPPFPAPLPPSSSAGSTTPPPAPPLPTTPQGTSLTPLPACSISPEFPPPPSPETLIHPSLSFNGSFSPPPPPPPPMPSCGPPPPPPLPTFSPPSSSRSLVKAAKDAPKPAISSSPTKSAKPLITPFALQSVQLRSIKRQGKEINGKSDHTTAQETGVDLPRSPQTLEKSHSQEYPTVIPVFTSSPEDDSRNSSPSPVSKLLEELTLNCNITEDTPDSAALNGKAEDQSHFLSNRRETEEAQESLPSPPEISQSTPVKQKPPAISKKPKLSFLSQFSSQLINEQAPAQCEDTSSLSRTEDQVDALQRQTKEEEKEREQQEEGEISEISESLAESSEASTEIQDEYRVSTPASQETSLDNGPCPNGEAHEEEYEEGDGTSSTSGSISSREDDSGEVFESSTAESSPAPSTNGASKENMVTPSPNRPRTTEDLFAAIHRSKRKILGRKESEEDKSQAGTHPPSPPTTPTATSPGSVSSLSRQTSSIQRNLRKSSTSSDTFKALLLKKGSRSETSFRMSAAEMLRSTDPRSQRPRSDSVFDPPAASPSPPTTPHSPCSSPSRSKRAMDEWSRYEALALSSPPSSSSSFQMSGYKYGRSRTPPSAASSKYNARCRILSSPMTVICEREGELAESEYGDTAETLSAPAVRTLPVLRGSNGTLFDESSS; via the exons CGGTGTCTAACCTTGATGAGGAGAGCAAGTGGACGGTTCACTACACGGCTCCGTGGCACCAGCAGGAGAACGTCTTCCTACCAGGCAGCCGGCCGCCCTGCGTAGAGGACCTCCACCGCCAGGCCAAAGTTAACCTCAAGACTGCCCTGCGAG AATGTGACAAGTTGAGGAAAGATGGTTTCCGCAGCTCGCAGTACTACTCTCAGGGTCCCATCTTTTCTGACCCGCTTCAGTCCATCAGCAGCCTGCAGGATGACGAGGAGGATGAAAATGACAAGAAG TCCACAGCTTCATCGGCGGAGGATGATAAATCCCAGCTCTCCATGAGGCCTCAGACCCCACTGGGAGGGGATGAAGTGTCTGAGGTAGACGGACAGGTGATATGGAACAAGGCCCCACCCCTCCCCACGCcggaggagaagatgaggctGGCAGCCCAGGCCGTGCCCACAGACATAATTCCCATCAACGTCACAG CAAAAGGACGTGGTGGAGAGCTCCGGCCTCATTCCATGTTCATCCCGGGACAGTACTCCACGTTGGGCCGCGTTCGGAGTGTCAACTCAACGCTCTCGCGCTCAGTCACCAGAGACTCAAGCTGccaaacagaagaaataaaggtTGTACCCCCGTCCATGAGAAGAATCCGGGCGCAGAGAGGACAAGGAATTGCTGCTCAGATGGCGGGCATTTCTACTTCCTCCTCGACAGGAAGTATATCCATCTCCAGCAGTGACAGCTCCGGGATCTTGATGCTGCCACATCAGTTTAACGGAGACCCTTCCCGTTTCCACAGTCTGCCTCGACCGGGCGCCAGGGTGTCCCTCAGTGCTGATCCCATCTACAGCAGCACCCCCATCAGGTCAGAGGAGCAAACAATGACTCAGAGGCAGATTGGAAAGCTTCAGGTTGATAATACAGTGGTGCACATGAGAAACGCCCCAAGGACGGGAACTCTGCCCAGGCCCAAGTCTCAGGAAGTGAGGCGGTCACAGTCCAGTGAGTGGGGTGGGGGTCCGGCGTGTGTGGTTTCCCCACATGCCGCCTATTCCACCTCAGTCATCCCCAATGCCACCCTGTCATGCTCCACTGAGGTCATCACGCTCAACACCTCCGGTCTGCACCCCCACTCCTCAGCCTCAGTTTATCCCACAAACCGAGCACTCAGTCTGGCTTCTCTCTCTAACACTGACCCTCTGATCTCAAGTCAAGCAGCCTTCAGCCACAGCTCCACCTACCCAGCACTGGCCACGTCCACCCCCACTCATACACCACAGGGTGATGGTCCGGTTGTTGCTGCACCCGCTAGCGAGTCAGGGCACTCGGACAGCAGCATACACAGCCATAGCACCTTGGCTCCCACGCCTCCATCCTGTCTGCCGGAGGAGCAGTGGATATACGACACGCCAGAAAACGTGGTGGTCCCTCACCGCACTCTtacctccagctgctccactccCATCAACCAGCTGTACAACAGCCTGGAACACTCCTCCAGGACCACTACTGATTCCAGCTCTGTCTATTCCCAGGACAACGATGGATACTTCACCTCTATGCACATGGACTCTGGCCTGCGCTCTCGCAGCCATGGCAGTGGGCATGGCGCAGCAGCTGGCCGGGCCACCAGACACAGCATGTACGAGTGCCGAGAGATGGCCAATCAGGAGGACTCTGCAAGCTTGTACAGTGATCGCTCTCTGTCCCGCAGCATCTCCCTTCGCAAGTCTAAGAAGCCGCCGCTGCCCCCAGCCCGTACCGACTCTCTGAGACGCAAGCCTGGTGCGAAAAAGCCCCTCGGAGGGGTTAGCGCCATAAGTGGTGCCAACGAAGCAAATGGTGCCATGCTTAATGAGACTCTAATTGCCAGTTTGCAGCAGAGCCTACAGATGGGGCTcaggggaggaaaaggaaagggCGCTTCACCATCTTCACCCTCTCACAGTCCTAGCAGTGACTACGATGACCCCTGGGTGCTACGGCCACGCAGTCAGAGCAGCGTCAGCGCGGGAAGCTCCGCAGCATCACTTGTAGCTAATGCAAACTGCGGCGGTGTGTCTAACGTGTACTCACTATGCCACGTGACGCCTGCTCACAGCGACACCAGCAGCTTACGTTCCGAATACGCCGATTCCTGGGGTTACTACATGGACTACCCTCGTAACCATGGAGACCAGAGGGCACAGACCCCTCCAGCCACAGATAACATGACAGCTGGGCCTCACATGGGCGAACTACAAAACGGAGGTGAGATTCACAGAAACAGCCAGGCGCCAGGCGCTCCGGGGCAAGAGGGAGGGGTGGCAGTGAAGCCCAAAACGTCGACTTCCTCTCCGGACAGGGTGCACAGACTGACCTCCCCATCCAGCGGCTACTCCAGCCAGTCCAACACCCCCACGGCCGGGACCCCGGTGCCGTCGTTCGTCAGGTCCATGTCCCCCTCCACCCGGCCCAAACCCAGAGTGCCCGAGAGGAAatcctcactcctctcctctgtgtccatgtcctcctcttccacctccctctcctccaacACCTCGGACTCGCTGAAGAGCTTGGGTCCCCCAGCACCGCTTCcaccgctccctctctcctcctcagctcccaACACCCCTCTCAGCCCACCTCCACCTTTCCCAGCCCCCCTACCGCCAAGTTCGAGCGCAGGATCCACCACACCTCCGCCAGCTCCCCCCTTGCCAACCACTCCACAGGGAACTTCTCTAACCCCACTTCCTGCTTGCTCCATCTCCCCAGaattccctcctcctccatcccctgAAACACTAATTCACCCGAGTTTGTCCTTCAATGGAAGCTTCagtccccccccaccacctcctcctcctatgCCCTCCTGTGgaccccctccacctcctcccctgcCTACTTtttctccaccttcctcctcccGATCTCTTGTGAAGGCAGCGAAGGATGCTCCCAAACCAGCTATTTCCAGCAGCCCCACAAAGAGCGCTAAGCCCCTGATTACCCCGTTTGCACTACAGAGCGTTCAGCTACGCTCAATCAAGCGGCAAGGGAAGGAAATTAATGGCAAATCAGACCACACCACAGCTCAGGAAACTGGGGTGGACCTCCCTCGCAGTCCACAGACCCTGGAGAAATCTCACTCCCAGGAGTATCCCACTGTGATACCCGTGTTTACCAGCTCTCCAGAGGATGATTCCCGTAATTCCTCACCGTCACCTGTGTCAAAGCTCTTAGAAGAGTTAACATTAAACTGCAATATCACTGAAGACACACCAGATAGTGCTGCCTTGAATGGAAAAGCTGAGGATCAGAGTCACTTTCTCtcaaacagaagagaaacagaggaagcgCAGGAATCATTGCCAAGCCCCCCAGAGATCTCCCAAAGCACGCCTGTGAAACAGAAGCCCCCAGCCATCTCCAAGAAACCCAaactctcttttctctcacagtTTAGCTCCCAGCTAATCAATGAACAGGCTCCAGCTCAGTGTGAGGATACAAGCAGCCTGTCCCGAACAGAGGACCAAGTAGATGCTCTGCAAAGACAGacaaaggaggaagagaaagagagggagcaacaggaggagggggagattTCAGAAATCTCTGAATCATTAGCAGAGAGCAGTGAAGCATCCACGGAAATCCAGGACGAGTACCGCGTCTCTACTCCTGCAAGCCAGGAGACGAGTCTCGACAATGGGCCGTGCCCCAACGGAGAGGCCCACGAAGAGGAATACGAGGAGGGGGATGGAACAAGCAGCACGTCTGGATCCATCAGCTCCAGGGAGGACGACTCAG GTGAGGTGTTTGAATCCAGCACGGCTGAATCGTCTCCGGCCCCGTCGACCAACGGGGCGTCTAAGGAGAACATGGTGACCCCCTCTCCCAACCGGcccagaaccacagaggaccTCTTTGCTGCCATTCACAG GTCGAAGCGCAAGATCCTGGGTCGCAAGGAGTCTGAGGAGGACAAGTCTCAAGCTGGGACCCACCCGCCGtctccccccaccacccctaCAGCCACGTCCCCGGGGAGCGTGTCCTCTTTGTCCCGGCAGACGAGCTCCATCCAACGCAACCTCCGGAAGTCGTCCACCAGCAGCGACACTTTCAAGGCCCTGCTCCTCAAGAAGGGCAGCCGCTCTGAGACCAGCTTCAGGATGTCTGCAGCCGAGATGCTCCGCTCCACTGACCCTCGATCCCAGCGGCCGCGGTCTGACTCGGTGTTTGACCCCCCTGCCGCCTCGCCCTCCCCCCCGACCACACCACACAGCCCCTGCTCCTCCCCCAGTCGCAGTAAACGGGCAATGGACGAGTGGAGCCGCTACGAAGCCCTGGCTCTGTCCTCGCCACCGTCATCGTCATCGTCCTTTCAGATGAGCGGGTATAAGTACGGGCGCTCTCGCACACCCCCCTCTGCCGCCAGCAGCAAGTACAACGCCCGCTGCCGAATCCTCAGCAGCCCAATGACAGTTATCTGCGAGCGTGAGGGGGAGTTGGCTGAGAGCGAGTACGGCGACACGGCGGAAACTCTGTCTGCGCCTGCGGTCCGGACTCTCCCGGTGCTCCGAGGCTCCAACGGCACTTTATTTgacgagagcagcagctaa
- the nhsl1b gene encoding NHS-like protein 1 isoform X5, whose protein sequence is MPFNQRVVEPRRVSRLSARDVWIRGEEAGRRKLRGPVLFSSLDDVCCHTFTNIIRQLSDLSRHASDIFLGIEMEAGMVLRRSCRIQGRLQILQDEVLELDPKKVKIPVSNLDEESKWTVHYTAPWHQQENVFLPGSRPPCVEDLHRQAKVNLKTALRECDKLRKDGFRSSQYYSQGPIFSDPLQSISSLQDDEEDENDKKSTASSAEDDKSQLSMRPQTPLGGDEVSEVDGQVIWNKAPPLPTPEEKMRLAAQAVPTDIIPINVTAAKGRGGELRPHSMFIPGQYSTLGRVRSVNSTLSRSVTRDSSCQTEEIKVVPPSMRRIRAQRGQGIAAQMAGISTSSSTGSISISSSDSSGILMLPHQFNGDPSRFHSLPRPGARVSLSADPIYSSTPIRSEEQTMTQRQIGKLQVDNTVVHMRNAPRTGTLPRPKSQEVRRSQSSEWGGGPACVVSPHAAYSTSVIPNATLSCSTEVITLNTSGLHPHSSASVYPTNRALSLASLSNTDPLISSQAAFSHSSTYPALATSTPTHTPQGDGPVVAAPASESGHSDSSIHSHSTLAPTPPSCLPEEQWIYDTPENVVVPHRTLTSSCSTPINQLYNSLEHSSRTTTDSSSVYSQDNDGYFTSMHMDSGLRSRSHGSGHGAAAGRATRHSMYECREMANQEDSASLYSDRSLSRSISLRKSKKPPLPPARTDSLRRKPGAKKPLGGVSAISGANEANGAMLNETLIASLQQSLQMGLRGGKGKGASPSSPSHSPSSDYDDPWVLRPRSQSSVSAGSSAASLVANANCGGVSNVYSLCHVTPAHSDTSSLRSEYADSWGYYMDYPRNHGDQRAQTPPATDNMTAGPHMGELQNGGEIHRNSQAPGAPGQEGGVAVKPKTSTSSPDRVHRLTSPSSGYSSQSNTPTAGTPVPSFVRSMSPSTRPKPRVPERKSSLLSSVSMSSSSTSLSSNTSDSLKSLGPPAPLPPLPLSSSAPNTPLSPPPPFPAPLPPSSSAGSTTPPPAPPLPTTPQGTSLTPLPACSISPEFPPPPSPETLIHPSLSFNGSFSPPPPPPPPMPSCGPPPPPPLPTFSPPSSSRSLVKAAKDAPKPAISSSPTKSAKPLITPFALQSVQLRSIKRQGKEINGKSDHTTAQETGVDLPRSPQTLEKSHSQEYPTVIPVFTSSPEDDSRNSSPSPVSKLLEELTLNCNITEDTPDSAALNGKAEDQSHFLSNRRETEEAQESLPSPPEISQSTPVKQKPPAISKKPKLSFLSQFSSQLINEQAPAQCEDTSSLSRTEDQVDALQRQTKEEEKEREQQEEGEISEISESLAESSEASTEIQDEYRVSTPASQETSLDNGPCPNGEAHEEEYEEGDGTSSTSGSISSREDDSGEVFESSTAESSPAPSTNGASKENMVTPSPNRPRTTEDLFAAIHRSKRKILGRKESEEDKSQAGTHPPSPPTTPTATSPGSVSSLSRQTSSIQRNLRKSSTSSDTFKALLLKKGSRSETSFRMSAAEMLRSTDPRSQRPRSDSVFDPPAASPSPPTTPHSPCSSPSRSKRAMDEWSRYEALALSSPPSSSSSFQMSGYKYGRSRTPPSAASSKYNARCRILSSPMTVICEREGELAESEYGDTAETLSAPAVRTLPVLRGSNGTLFDESSS, encoded by the exons CGGTGTCTAACCTTGATGAGGAGAGCAAGTGGACGGTTCACTACACGGCTCCGTGGCACCAGCAGGAGAACGTCTTCCTACCAGGCAGCCGGCCGCCCTGCGTAGAGGACCTCCACCGCCAGGCCAAAGTTAACCTCAAGACTGCCCTGCGAG AATGTGACAAGTTGAGGAAAGATGGTTTCCGCAGCTCGCAGTACTACTCTCAGGGTCCCATCTTTTCTGACCCGCTTCAGTCCATCAGCAGCCTGCAGGATGACGAGGAGGATGAAAATGACAAGAAG TCCACAGCTTCATCGGCGGAGGATGATAAATCCCAGCTCTCCATGAGGCCTCAGACCCCACTGGGAGGGGATGAAGTGTCTGAGGTAGACGGACAGGTGATATGGAACAAGGCCCCACCCCTCCCCACGCcggaggagaagatgaggctGGCAGCCCAGGCCGTGCCCACAGACATAATTCCCATCAACGTCACAG CAGCAAAAGGACGTGGTGGAGAGCTCCGGCCTCATTCCATGTTCATCCCGGGACAGTACTCCACGTTGGGCCGCGTTCGGAGTGTCAACTCAACGCTCTCGCGCTCAGTCACCAGAGACTCAAGCTGccaaacagaagaaataaaggtTGTACCCCCGTCCATGAGAAGAATCCGGGCGCAGAGAGGACAAGGAATTGCTGCTCAGATGGCGGGCATTTCTACTTCCTCCTCGACAGGAAGTATATCCATCTCCAGCAGTGACAGCTCCGGGATCTTGATGCTGCCACATCAGTTTAACGGAGACCCTTCCCGTTTCCACAGTCTGCCTCGACCGGGCGCCAGGGTGTCCCTCAGTGCTGATCCCATCTACAGCAGCACCCCCATCAGGTCAGAGGAGCAAACAATGACTCAGAGGCAGATTGGAAAGCTTCAGGTTGATAATACAGTGGTGCACATGAGAAACGCCCCAAGGACGGGAACTCTGCCCAGGCCCAAGTCTCAGGAAGTGAGGCGGTCACAGTCCAGTGAGTGGGGTGGGGGTCCGGCGTGTGTGGTTTCCCCACATGCCGCCTATTCCACCTCAGTCATCCCCAATGCCACCCTGTCATGCTCCACTGAGGTCATCACGCTCAACACCTCCGGTCTGCACCCCCACTCCTCAGCCTCAGTTTATCCCACAAACCGAGCACTCAGTCTGGCTTCTCTCTCTAACACTGACCCTCTGATCTCAAGTCAAGCAGCCTTCAGCCACAGCTCCACCTACCCAGCACTGGCCACGTCCACCCCCACTCATACACCACAGGGTGATGGTCCGGTTGTTGCTGCACCCGCTAGCGAGTCAGGGCACTCGGACAGCAGCATACACAGCCATAGCACCTTGGCTCCCACGCCTCCATCCTGTCTGCCGGAGGAGCAGTGGATATACGACACGCCAGAAAACGTGGTGGTCCCTCACCGCACTCTtacctccagctgctccactccCATCAACCAGCTGTACAACAGCCTGGAACACTCCTCCAGGACCACTACTGATTCCAGCTCTGTCTATTCCCAGGACAACGATGGATACTTCACCTCTATGCACATGGACTCTGGCCTGCGCTCTCGCAGCCATGGCAGTGGGCATGGCGCAGCAGCTGGCCGGGCCACCAGACACAGCATGTACGAGTGCCGAGAGATGGCCAATCAGGAGGACTCTGCAAGCTTGTACAGTGATCGCTCTCTGTCCCGCAGCATCTCCCTTCGCAAGTCTAAGAAGCCGCCGCTGCCCCCAGCCCGTACCGACTCTCTGAGACGCAAGCCTGGTGCGAAAAAGCCCCTCGGAGGGGTTAGCGCCATAAGTGGTGCCAACGAAGCAAATGGTGCCATGCTTAATGAGACTCTAATTGCCAGTTTGCAGCAGAGCCTACAGATGGGGCTcaggggaggaaaaggaaagggCGCTTCACCATCTTCACCCTCTCACAGTCCTAGCAGTGACTACGATGACCCCTGGGTGCTACGGCCACGCAGTCAGAGCAGCGTCAGCGCGGGAAGCTCCGCAGCATCACTTGTAGCTAATGCAAACTGCGGCGGTGTGTCTAACGTGTACTCACTATGCCACGTGACGCCTGCTCACAGCGACACCAGCAGCTTACGTTCCGAATACGCCGATTCCTGGGGTTACTACATGGACTACCCTCGTAACCATGGAGACCAGAGGGCACAGACCCCTCCAGCCACAGATAACATGACAGCTGGGCCTCACATGGGCGAACTACAAAACGGAGGTGAGATTCACAGAAACAGCCAGGCGCCAGGCGCTCCGGGGCAAGAGGGAGGGGTGGCAGTGAAGCCCAAAACGTCGACTTCCTCTCCGGACAGGGTGCACAGACTGACCTCCCCATCCAGCGGCTACTCCAGCCAGTCCAACACCCCCACGGCCGGGACCCCGGTGCCGTCGTTCGTCAGGTCCATGTCCCCCTCCACCCGGCCCAAACCCAGAGTGCCCGAGAGGAAatcctcactcctctcctctgtgtccatgtcctcctcttccacctccctctcctccaacACCTCGGACTCGCTGAAGAGCTTGGGTCCCCCAGCACCGCTTCcaccgctccctctctcctcctcagctcccaACACCCCTCTCAGCCCACCTCCACCTTTCCCAGCCCCCCTACCGCCAAGTTCGAGCGCAGGATCCACCACACCTCCGCCAGCTCCCCCCTTGCCAACCACTCCACAGGGAACTTCTCTAACCCCACTTCCTGCTTGCTCCATCTCCCCAGaattccctcctcctccatcccctgAAACACTAATTCACCCGAGTTTGTCCTTCAATGGAAGCTTCagtccccccccaccacctcctcctcctatgCCCTCCTGTGgaccccctccacctcctcccctgcCTACTTtttctccaccttcctcctcccGATCTCTTGTGAAGGCAGCGAAGGATGCTCCCAAACCAGCTATTTCCAGCAGCCCCACAAAGAGCGCTAAGCCCCTGATTACCCCGTTTGCACTACAGAGCGTTCAGCTACGCTCAATCAAGCGGCAAGGGAAGGAAATTAATGGCAAATCAGACCACACCACAGCTCAGGAAACTGGGGTGGACCTCCCTCGCAGTCCACAGACCCTGGAGAAATCTCACTCCCAGGAGTATCCCACTGTGATACCCGTGTTTACCAGCTCTCCAGAGGATGATTCCCGTAATTCCTCACCGTCACCTGTGTCAAAGCTCTTAGAAGAGTTAACATTAAACTGCAATATCACTGAAGACACACCAGATAGTGCTGCCTTGAATGGAAAAGCTGAGGATCAGAGTCACTTTCTCtcaaacagaagagaaacagaggaagcgCAGGAATCATTGCCAAGCCCCCCAGAGATCTCCCAAAGCACGCCTGTGAAACAGAAGCCCCCAGCCATCTCCAAGAAACCCAaactctcttttctctcacagtTTAGCTCCCAGCTAATCAATGAACAGGCTCCAGCTCAGTGTGAGGATACAAGCAGCCTGTCCCGAACAGAGGACCAAGTAGATGCTCTGCAAAGACAGacaaaggaggaagagaaagagagggagcaacaggaggagggggagattTCAGAAATCTCTGAATCATTAGCAGAGAGCAGTGAAGCATCCACGGAAATCCAGGACGAGTACCGCGTCTCTACTCCTGCAAGCCAGGAGACGAGTCTCGACAATGGGCCGTGCCCCAACGGAGAGGCCCACGAAGAGGAATACGAGGAGGGGGATGGAACAAGCAGCACGTCTGGATCCATCAGCTCCAGGGAGGACGACTCAG GTGAGGTGTTTGAATCCAGCACGGCTGAATCGTCTCCGGCCCCGTCGACCAACGGGGCGTCTAAGGAGAACATGGTGACCCCCTCTCCCAACCGGcccagaaccacagaggaccTCTTTGCTGCCATTCACAG GTCGAAGCGCAAGATCCTGGGTCGCAAGGAGTCTGAGGAGGACAAGTCTCAAGCTGGGACCCACCCGCCGtctccccccaccacccctaCAGCCACGTCCCCGGGGAGCGTGTCCTCTTTGTCCCGGCAGACGAGCTCCATCCAACGCAACCTCCGGAAGTCGTCCACCAGCAGCGACACTTTCAAGGCCCTGCTCCTCAAGAAGGGCAGCCGCTCTGAGACCAGCTTCAGGATGTCTGCAGCCGAGATGCTCCGCTCCACTGACCCTCGATCCCAGCGGCCGCGGTCTGACTCGGTGTTTGACCCCCCTGCCGCCTCGCCCTCCCCCCCGACCACACCACACAGCCCCTGCTCCTCCCCCAGTCGCAGTAAACGGGCAATGGACGAGTGGAGCCGCTACGAAGCCCTGGCTCTGTCCTCGCCACCGTCATCGTCATCGTCCTTTCAGATGAGCGGGTATAAGTACGGGCGCTCTCGCACACCCCCCTCTGCCGCCAGCAGCAAGTACAACGCCCGCTGCCGAATCCTCAGCAGCCCAATGACAGTTATCTGCGAGCGTGAGGGGGAGTTGGCTGAGAGCGAGTACGGCGACACGGCGGAAACTCTGTCTGCGCCTGCGGTCCGGACTCTCCCGGTGCTCCGAGGCTCCAACGGCACTTTATTTgacgagagcagcagctaa